The genomic stretch CGATGCGCTCAATCCGCGCACCGCCAATCGCGAGTTGCCGGCCGGCCGCATGAGCGTTCGTGAGGCGGTGCTGTTTGTGACGGTGTCGTCCGCGGTGTTCGCGCTGGCGGCCGGGGCCCTCAATCCGCTCTGTCTCGCGCTCTCGCCGGTGGCGCTCGGAATCGTGTTCTGGTATTCGCTGGCCAAACGGTTCACCTGGTCGACGCAGGCGTTTCTGGGCCTCGCGATGGCCGTGGCGCCGGTGGGTGGATGGCTGGCGGCAGGTGGGCGCGAAGGGTGGGAGCCGTGGTTGCTCGCGTTGGCCATTGGCACGTGGGTCAGCGGGTTCGACGTGCTGTACGCCTGCCAGGATCTCGAGTTCGACCGCGCACACGGTCTGAGATCCATTCCGCAGCGCTTTGGCGTGGCGGCGTCTTTACTGATTTCGCGCGGCCTGCACGTCGTGACTGTCGTCTGCCTGGCTGCGCTTGGGTGGGTGGTGCCGCTGGGAGGCATCTATCTTAGTGGCGTGGCGGGCGTGGCCGTATTGCTGGCGTTTGAGCAGTCGCTGGTCTCGGTTCGCGATCTGACGCGCGTCAAGCTGGCGTTCGACCTGAACGGGTATGTCGGCATTCTGTATTTCATCACCACCGCCACGGCCATTTATGTCCACTAGCACAGAGACCCGTCCCCGGAACTTCGTTGTCGCCATCTCGGGTGCCAGCGGTGCCCTCTATGCCG from Acidobacteriota bacterium encodes the following:
- the ubiA gene encoding putative 4-hydroxybenzoate polyprenyltransferase, with the protein product MLNQLLTYASFVRIGHSVFALPFALTGAMLASRRVPLTVGRVIWIVVAMVAARSAAMGFNRLVDARYDALNPRTANRELPAGRMSVREAVLFVTVSSAVFALAAGALNPLCLALSPVALGIVFWYSLAKRFTWSTQAFLGLAMAVAPVGGWLAAGGREGWEPWLLALAIGTWVSGFDVLYACQDLEFDRAHGLRSIPQRFGVAASLLISRGLHVVTVVCLAALGWVVPLGGIYLSGVAGVAVLLAFEQSLVSVRDLTRVKLAFDLNGYVGILYFITTATAIYVH